One Nocardioidaceae bacterium SCSIO 66511 genomic window carries:
- a CDS encoding HIT family protein has translation MADCVFCKVISGEVTAPIVHEGADTVAFLDHRPVFKGHTLVVPREHIVTLPELPSALLTPLFEEVQRVADAITAGLGAQGTFVAANNVVSQSVAHLHVHVVPRTKGDGLRGFFWPRVKYAEGEAEEYAARLAAALVDG, from the coding sequence ATGGCCGACTGCGTGTTCTGCAAAGTCATCTCCGGTGAGGTCACGGCACCCATCGTGCACGAAGGCGCCGACACCGTTGCCTTCCTCGACCATCGGCCGGTGTTCAAGGGCCACACCCTGGTCGTGCCGCGCGAGCACATCGTGACCCTGCCCGAGTTGCCTTCCGCGCTGTTGACGCCGCTGTTCGAGGAGGTCCAGCGGGTCGCGGATGCGATCACGGCCGGTCTCGGCGCCCAGGGCACGTTCGTCGCCGCGAACAACGTGGTGAGCCAAAGCGTCGCGCATCTGCATGTGCACGTCGTCCCGCGTACGAAGGGCGACGGCCTACGTGGCTTCTTCTGGCCGCGGGTGAAGTACGCCGAGGGCGAGGCAGAGGAGTACGCGGCGCGACTTGCCGCTGCGCTTGTCGACGGCTGA
- a CDS encoding winged helix DNA-binding domain-containing protein, with protein sequence MTRRWTPERLARTTLGRQFPRIRGRRTTAVVEAYRRLGPIQTQVPRAAHVALASRLPGVTYETITAAFEAYDVVKASNLRGTVHTSTAEQHGWLAAVCEQPRDRLLANHLKLSGIEPRDVTDEIERYARGEWRERKELVAHMWGWLDEHGAGTSNGAESTTMSDSLLWGHARLVRRPRDTAWERRTDVYHQAASSVIGGDAVTAGDAMERLVRLHLGAYGPATRRDIAWWLGTTLTPVDDAIIRLGDELVTHSADLRDPLLDLADSPLAGPDPGTRLLPEFDGLILGYAPENRGRFAHPDHLERIFARVNGLMSPAVLREGQIVATWKPITKGKRVEVEVQMLPAFPDLPVSELDTPVSDLGSALGVEVADVRVVRG encoded by the coding sequence GTGACACGTCGCTGGACGCCGGAGCGCCTGGCTCGCACGACGCTGGGGCGACAGTTCCCGCGCATCCGCGGTCGGCGCACGACAGCCGTCGTCGAGGCGTACCGCCGGCTCGGCCCGATCCAGACTCAGGTGCCGCGCGCCGCACACGTTGCGCTGGCATCGCGGCTGCCCGGGGTCACGTACGAGACGATCACCGCCGCGTTCGAGGCGTACGACGTCGTCAAGGCGAGCAACCTACGCGGCACCGTGCACACCTCGACCGCTGAGCAGCACGGCTGGCTCGCAGCGGTATGCGAGCAGCCGCGCGACCGGTTGCTCGCCAATCACCTGAAGCTCTCGGGCATCGAGCCCCGCGATGTCACGGACGAGATCGAGCGGTACGCGCGCGGAGAGTGGCGCGAGCGCAAGGAGCTCGTCGCCCACATGTGGGGCTGGCTCGACGAGCATGGCGCCGGCACGAGCAATGGCGCAGAGAGCACCACCATGAGCGACAGTCTGCTCTGGGGTCATGCGCGGCTCGTTCGTCGCCCCCGCGACACCGCGTGGGAGCGCCGTACGGACGTCTACCACCAGGCTGCGTCCAGTGTGATCGGCGGCGACGCCGTGACGGCCGGCGATGCGATGGAGCGACTGGTCCGTCTCCATCTCGGTGCGTACGGCCCGGCGACGAGACGTGACATCGCCTGGTGGCTCGGCACCACGCTGACGCCGGTCGACGACGCGATCATCCGACTCGGTGACGAGCTCGTCACCCATTCGGCCGACCTGCGCGACCCGCTGCTCGACCTCGCGGATTCGCCGCTGGCGGGGCCCGATCCCGGCACGAGGCTGCTGCCGGAGTTCGACGGGTTGATCCTCGGGTACGCGCCGGAGAACCGAGGCCGGTTCGCACATCCCGACCATCTCGAGCGGATCTTCGCCCGAGTCAACGGCCTGATGTCGCCCGCGGTCCTGCGCGAAGGGCAAATCGTCGCAACCTGGAAGCCGATCACGAAAGGCAAGCGGGTCGAGGTCGAGGTGCAGATGCTCCCCGCCTTCCCCGATCTACCGGTTTCCGAGCTCGACACCCCGGTATCCGATCTCGGGTCTGCCCTCGGCGTCGAGGTGGCCGACGTACGAGTCGTACGCGGGTGA
- the dxs gene encoding 1-deoxy-D-xylulose-5-phosphate synthase, whose translation MGMLDTIEDPSDLRDLDDEQLTALAAEIRERIIASVASNGGHLGPNLGVVELTMAIHRVFRSPSDRVVFDTGHQAYVHKMLTGRADEFDQLRKEGGLSGYPCQGESEHDIVENSHASTSLSYADGLAKAKALAGSDDHVVAVIGDGALTGGMAWEALNNIAADEDSRLVVVVNDNGRSYMPTVGGLANHLATLRTNPKYEPALEAIKDRIKGTRVVGPKAYDTLHAIKKGLKDAIAPQGMFEDLGIKYLGPIDGHDRDAVENALTLAKRYGGPVLVHVLTTKGKGYDIAVANEVDQMHQAPSGGFDPETGDAIAAAPASWTSVFRDEIVRLADDDPKLVAITAAMLYPVGLDAFAEKFPERVFDVGIAEQHAVTSAAGLAIGGMHPVVALYATFLNRGFDQLLLDVALHGCGVTFVLDRSGVTGDDGPSHNGMWDLSLLQIVPTLRLAAPRDGARVRELLGEAVAVDDAPTVVRYPKGAVTADVEAVDRIGATDVMLRTGDEDVLLVGVGSMVGTAIETARLLSDDGIGVTVVDPRWVKPVAGEIVELGGRHRLVVTIEDNGRSGGVGSMVQQALSDADVSTPVRVHGVPQEFLDHAKRDVILERVGLTPQAVADDTRARLR comes from the coding sequence ATGGGGATGCTCGACACGATCGAAGATCCGAGCGATCTGCGCGATCTCGACGACGAGCAGCTCACCGCCCTGGCGGCGGAGATTCGCGAGCGGATCATCGCGTCGGTCGCCTCGAACGGCGGTCACCTCGGTCCGAACCTCGGCGTCGTCGAGCTCACCATGGCCATCCACCGCGTCTTTCGCTCACCCAGCGACCGGGTCGTGTTCGACACCGGCCATCAGGCGTACGTGCACAAGATGCTCACGGGCCGCGCCGACGAGTTCGACCAGCTGCGCAAAGAGGGCGGCCTCTCGGGCTACCCCTGTCAGGGTGAGTCCGAACACGACATCGTCGAGAACTCCCACGCCTCAACCAGCCTCTCGTACGCCGACGGGCTGGCGAAGGCCAAAGCGCTCGCCGGCAGCGATGACCACGTCGTGGCAGTGATCGGCGACGGCGCACTCACGGGCGGCATGGCGTGGGAGGCACTGAACAACATCGCCGCCGACGAAGACAGCCGGCTCGTCGTCGTGGTCAACGATAACGGCCGTTCGTACATGCCGACCGTCGGCGGTCTGGCGAACCACCTCGCCACTTTGCGTACGAACCCGAAGTACGAGCCCGCGCTCGAAGCGATCAAGGACCGCATCAAGGGCACCCGGGTCGTCGGGCCGAAGGCGTACGACACCCTGCATGCGATCAAGAAGGGTCTCAAGGACGCCATCGCACCGCAGGGGATGTTCGAGGATCTCGGCATCAAGTACCTCGGTCCGATCGACGGCCACGACCGCGATGCGGTGGAGAACGCCCTGACCCTCGCAAAACGCTACGGCGGTCCGGTCCTGGTGCATGTTTTGACGACGAAGGGCAAGGGCTACGACATCGCCGTCGCCAACGAGGTCGACCAGATGCACCAGGCCCCGTCGGGCGGATTCGACCCCGAGACCGGCGACGCCATCGCGGCCGCTCCGGCCTCGTGGACCTCCGTGTTCCGCGATGAGATCGTCCGGCTCGCCGACGACGATCCGAAGCTGGTCGCGATCACGGCGGCGATGCTCTACCCCGTCGGCCTCGATGCGTTCGCCGAGAAGTTCCCCGAGCGCGTGTTCGACGTCGGCATCGCCGAACAGCATGCGGTGACGAGCGCCGCCGGGCTCGCCATCGGCGGCATGCATCCGGTGGTCGCGCTGTACGCGACCTTCCTGAACCGCGGTTTCGACCAGTTGCTGCTCGACGTCGCCCTGCACGGTTGCGGCGTGACGTTCGTACTCGACCGCTCCGGTGTGACCGGCGACGACGGGCCGAGCCACAACGGCATGTGGGACCTCTCGCTGCTGCAGATCGTGCCGACCCTGCGGCTGGCGGCGCCGCGTGACGGCGCCCGGGTACGCGAGCTGCTCGGCGAGGCGGTTGCGGTCGACGACGCGCCGACGGTGGTCCGTTACCCGAAGGGCGCAGTCACCGCCGATGTCGAAGCGGTCGACCGCATCGGCGCCACAGACGTCATGTTGCGCACCGGCGACGAAGACGTGCTGCTCGTCGGGGTCGGCTCGATGGTGGGCACCGCGATCGAGACCGCACGACTGCTCAGCGATGACGGCATCGGTGTGACGGTTGTCGATCCGCGCTGGGTGAAGCCGGTCGCCGGCGAGATCGTCGAGCTCGGCGGGCGACACCGGCTCGTCGTCACCATCGAAGACAACGGACGTTCCGGCGGCGTTGGTTCGATGGTGCAGCAAGCGCTCAGCGATGCCGACGTGAGTACGCCCGTGCGGGTGCATGGTGTGCCACAAGAGTTCCTCGATCACGCCAAACGCGATGTGATCCTCGAGCGCGTCGGGCTCACCCCGCAGGCCGTTGCCGACGACACGCGGGCGCGTCTGCGCTGA
- a CDS encoding amino acid permease, whose product MATRDANRGLNRTKSVEQSIHDTEAPEHRLKKNLGALDLVVFGVGVIIGAGIFVLTGQVAASNAGPAVALSFLFAGIACALAALCYAEFASTVPVAGSAYTFSYATFGEFIAFVIGWDLVLEFTIGSAALSVGFSGYLNTLLDGTPFELPLSLQSVSTVDNPDGVFNLSGFVIALVVMGILIAGIKLSSIVNQIVVAIKLAVVAIVIVGGIGYISADNYDPFIPPSAGATGASGSWLHVPLVETLLGIEPQVYGVAGIFSGAAIVFFAFIGFDVVATTAEEARNPQRDVPIGIIGSLAIVTVLYMAVSLVITGMQDFRTMSPDDAAPLATAFDDQGVHWMGDLISVGACIGLTVVVMILMLGQTRVAFAMARDGLLPQPVAKVHPRFGTPYVITLIAGSVIAIIAGFVDLSTLSELVNIGTLFAFVLVSVGVVLLRRRRPDLERSFRVPAAPVVAALAVLMCVYLMLNLPGETWVRFLIWMAIGLVVYFAYGRSHSRLNFRTD is encoded by the coding sequence ATGGCCACGCGTGATGCGAACCGCGGGCTGAATCGGACCAAGTCCGTCGAGCAGTCCATCCATGACACCGAGGCACCCGAGCATCGGCTGAAGAAGAACCTCGGTGCGCTCGACCTCGTGGTGTTCGGTGTCGGCGTCATCATCGGCGCCGGCATCTTCGTGCTGACCGGTCAGGTCGCCGCGAGCAACGCGGGTCCGGCCGTCGCGCTGTCGTTCCTGTTCGCCGGCATCGCCTGTGCATTGGCGGCGTTGTGCTACGCGGAGTTCGCTTCGACCGTGCCTGTTGCCGGTAGCGCGTACACGTTCTCGTACGCGACCTTCGGTGAGTTCATCGCGTTCGTCATCGGCTGGGACCTCGTACTCGAGTTCACCATCGGCTCGGCCGCGCTCTCTGTCGGGTTCTCCGGATACCTCAACACGCTGCTCGACGGCACACCGTTCGAGTTGCCTCTCTCCCTGCAGTCGGTTTCGACCGTCGACAATCCCGACGGCGTGTTCAACCTGTCCGGATTCGTGATCGCGCTCGTCGTGATGGGCATTCTGATCGCCGGCATCAAGCTGTCGAGCATCGTCAACCAGATCGTCGTCGCGATCAAGCTCGCCGTGGTGGCGATCGTGATCGTCGGCGGGATCGGCTACATCTCGGCGGACAACTACGATCCGTTCATTCCGCCGTCCGCCGGCGCCACCGGTGCCTCGGGGAGCTGGTTGCACGTACCGCTGGTGGAGACCCTGCTCGGCATCGAACCTCAGGTGTACGGCGTCGCGGGAATCTTCAGCGGTGCGGCGATCGTGTTCTTCGCGTTCATCGGGTTCGACGTCGTTGCGACGACGGCCGAGGAGGCGCGCAACCCACAGCGCGACGTACCGATCGGCATCATCGGCTCGCTCGCGATCGTCACCGTCCTGTACATGGCGGTCAGCCTCGTCATCACCGGTATGCAGGACTTCAGGACCATGTCCCCGGACGATGCCGCTCCGCTCGCGACGGCGTTCGACGATCAAGGGGTGCATTGGATGGGCGATCTGATCTCCGTCGGTGCCTGTATCGGACTGACCGTCGTCGTGATGATCCTGATGCTCGGGCAGACGCGTGTCGCGTTCGCCATGGCGCGCGACGGCTTGCTGCCGCAGCCAGTCGCCAAGGTGCACCCGCGCTTCGGCACGCCGTACGTCATCACGCTGATCGCGGGGTCGGTTATTGCCATCATCGCCGGGTTCGTCGACCTGTCCACCCTTTCCGAGCTGGTCAACATCGGCACGCTCTTCGCGTTCGTACTGGTCAGCGTCGGGGTCGTCCTCCTGCGCCGGAGGCGGCCCGACCTAGAGCGCTCCTTCCGGGTCCCGGCCGCTCCGGTGGTCGCGGCGCTCGCCGTACTGATGTGCGTGTACCTGATGCTGAACCTCCCGGGTGAGACCTGGGTCCGGTTCCTGATCTGGATGGCGATCGGACTCGTCGTCTACTTCGCGTACGGCCGATCGCACAGCAGGCTCAACTTCCGGACCGACTGA
- a CDS encoding PAC2 family protein codes for MGWIRDRRTRRNAPQLPGLDKGERPVLLHALDGFLGAGSGPRVAAEYIAGDDGVTVESFDVDEYYDYRARRPALVFDENRYTDYEQPALDVQLLRDAADTPYLLLAGPEPDYRWEMFATEVAYVIEQYDVSLTVGMGAVPMGVPHTRPLVVTQHANRKALIDQRNLWNGQVVVPASAQAMVEYRLGEWGYDAMGYVVHVPHYLAQVDYPAASIALLDAVSRRTGLQFELDDLRARQVEAIADIEDQIREQDGGAVLANLEQQYDAFSRGANQSLLASDDSLPSGEELGRQFEQFLAQVDKRDDD; via the coding sequence ATGGGATGGATCCGTGACCGACGTACGCGCCGAAACGCGCCGCAGCTGCCCGGCCTCGACAAGGGGGAGCGGCCGGTGCTGCTCCATGCGCTCGACGGTTTCCTCGGGGCGGGCTCCGGTCCGAGGGTGGCCGCCGAGTACATCGCGGGCGACGACGGTGTGACCGTCGAGAGCTTCGACGTCGACGAGTACTACGACTACCGAGCCCGCCGTCCGGCGCTCGTCTTCGACGAGAACCGCTACACCGACTACGAGCAGCCGGCACTCGACGTACAACTGCTGCGCGATGCTGCGGATACGCCGTACCTGTTGCTCGCGGGTCCCGAGCCGGACTACCGGTGGGAGATGTTCGCGACCGAGGTTGCGTACGTCATCGAGCAGTACGACGTCTCGCTCACGGTCGGCATGGGCGCCGTGCCGATGGGCGTACCCCACACCCGGCCGCTCGTCGTCACCCAGCATGCGAACCGCAAGGCGTTGATCGACCAGCGCAACCTCTGGAACGGTCAGGTCGTCGTGCCCGCCAGCGCGCAGGCGATGGTGGAGTACCGCCTCGGCGAGTGGGGGTACGACGCCATGGGCTATGTCGTGCACGTTCCGCACTACCTCGCCCAGGTCGACTACCCCGCTGCGTCGATCGCACTGCTCGACGCGGTGTCCCGGCGCACCGGGCTGCAGTTCGAGCTCGACGACCTACGCGCCCGCCAGGTCGAGGCGATCGCCGATATCGAGGACCAGATCCGCGAGCAGGACGGCGGTGCCGTACTCGCGAACCTCGAGCAGCAGTACGACGCGTTCAGCCGCGGGGCGAACCAGTCGCTGCTGGCATCCGACGACTCCTTGCCGTCCGGTGAGGAGCTCGGCCGCCAGTTCG